From a single Silene latifolia isolate original U9 population chromosome 6, ASM4854445v1, whole genome shotgun sequence genomic region:
- the LOC141586718 gene encoding putative sugar phosphate/phosphate translocator At1g48230: MINKSHALTYLYLLIYILLSSGVILYNKWVLSTKYFNFPFPITLTMVHMGFSGVVAFFLVRVFKVVTPVKMTFEIYATCVIPISAFFASSLWFGNTAYLHISVAFIQMLKALMPVATFLMAVLCGTDTLRCDVFLNMLLVSVGVVVSSYGEIHFNIIGTLYQVTGIFAEALRLVLTQVLLQKKGLSLNPITSLYYIAPCSFVFLFIPWYMLEQPHMDPSRIQFNFWTFFSNALCALALNFSIFLVIGRTGAVTIRVAGVLKDWILIALSTVIFPESAITGLNIIGYAIALCGVVMYNYLKLKDVRASQPNSSETIPERITKDWKLEKKSSDIHVPNDDDGSSGGSNLASEVIVDEESPLIPTSRLSHIGRTQLTSHPA, encoded by the exons TGGGTTCTTTCTACAAAGTACTTCAATTTTCCGTTCCCTATAACATTGACAATGGTTCATATGGGATTCTCAGGAGTAGTGGCGTTCTTTCTTGTTCGTGTTTTTAAG GTTGTTACACCTGTCAAAATGACGTTCGAAAT TTATGCAACCTGTGTAATACCTATAAGTGCCTTCTTTGCCTCAAGTTTATG GTTTGGCAATACTGCGTATTTGCATATTTCGGTTGCGTTCATCCAAATGCTCAAGGCTCTAA TGCCTGTGGCTACGTTTCTCATGGCTGTCTTGTGTGGCACTGACACACTAAGGTGTGATGTGTTCTTGAACATGCTTCTGGTCAGTGTTGGAGTTGTCGTTTCTTCGTACGGAGAAATCCATTTTAACATCATAGGCACACTATACCAAGTTACTGGGATATTTGCTGAAGCTCTTAGACTTGTCCTAACTCAAGTGCTCCTCCAGAAGAAAGGCTTGTCTCTAAATCCTATTACCAGCTTGTACTACATAGCTCCATGCAG TTTTGTGTTTCTGTTCATTCCCTGGTATATGTTGGAGCAACCTCATATGGATCCTTCCCGAATTCAATTTAATTTTTGGACCTTCTTCTCAAATGCTTTGTGCGCTCTGGCCTTGAACTTCTCAATTTTCTTGGTTATCGGTAGAACGGGGGCAGTAACAATCCGTGTTGCTGGTGTTCTAAAAGACTGGATTCTGATTGCTCTTTCAACAGTGATATTTCCAGAGTCTGCTATCACAGGTCTCAATATCATTGGCTATGCTATTG CTCTTTGTGGTGTTGTTATGTACAACTACTTGAAGCTGAAGGATGTCCGTGCATCTCAACCTAACTCATCTGAAACAATTCCTGAAAGAATTACGAAG GATTGGAAGTTAGAAAAGAAGTCATCAGATATACACGTACCCAATGACGATGATGGAAGCAGTGGAGGATCTAATTTAGCTTCTGAAGTGATCGTGGACGAAGAGTCTCCTTTAATTCCTACCTCTCGGTTATCTCATATCGGACGTACACAGCTCACCTCACATCCTGCATAA